In Candidatus Woesearchaeota archaeon, the sequence TTGTGTTCTGTGAGTATGTGTCTGCGTTGTCCCAGTCGTATGTCCACGTGTATGGGTTTGTTGTGTCTGTTCCTCCTGTGCTTGTTGTTGCTGGGAATGTTACATTTTTCACTCCGCTTGTTGTGTCTGTTGCTGTGACGCTAACATTGTAGGCGCCAGTTGATTTATTGCTGTAATACAATGTAATTCCTGAGACATACCCGTATGTTGAGTTTTCAGTTACTACACTGATGCTGCATGTTGGTGCTGTTGTGTCTATTGTTATTGTCCTTATTCCTGATGTGCCTATGTTGTTTGTTGAGTCGTTTGCAAATACTTTGTATGTGTATGTTCCGTCAGAAAGCCCTGTTTTGTTTACATACCATACTGTTCCTGAGCCGCTCATGCTTTGGTTTGTCCCGTTCCATTGCAGGTTTGCTGAGATGAGTGTTTCGCTTCCTGTGATGTTGATGTAAGTGAATGCCCTGCTTATGTTTGAATTGTTGGAGTCAGTTGGGTAGGCAAATGTTATTGTTGGTGTGCTTGAATCAACTTTTATTTCATTTGCTGATGTGTAGCTTGCTGTGTTTTGGACGTTGTCTGTTGCATTGTATGCGTATTTGTAGCAGTTTCCTGACGCGAGTGTTGCATCATCCACATATGTTTTTCCTGTTGCGCTGCTTCCTATTGCGCTCCATATTCCATATGCTCCGCATGTTGTATCTGTGAGTGTTGCTGACTGCCGGTAGAGCTGGGCAGTTAATAGCCCTGCGCTGTCTGTTCCCTCGCTAACATTAATTCTGTGAGTGGTTTGACTTGTATTTGTGTTATTGTAGCTTACGCTTCCGCCAGATGGGTCTGTTATGTCTCTTGTTACTGTGTAGGAGCATACTCCAGAGTTTTGCGCATTGTCATATACATATACTGTTGAGCTTGAGGAGTAAGAGTCTCCTGTGTCCCAGTCATATGTCCAGGAGTATGCGCTTGTTGTGTCTGCTCCTCCTGCGCTGGTGGTTACCGGGAATGTAACATTTTTCACTCCGCTTGCTGTTTCTGTTGTTGTGACGCTTACATTATATCCGCCGGTTCCTGCGCTGTTGTAGTATAGTGTGGTTCCGGATACATAGCCGTATGTTGAGTTTTCTGCAATTGCGCTGACGCTGCATGTTGGTGCAACGCTGTCCACTTTTATCTCATTTGCTGAGGTGTAGCTTGCTGTGTTTCCTACGTTGTCTGTTGCATTGTAAACATATTTGTAGCAGTTTCCTGACACAAGCGTTGCATCATCCACAGTTGTTTTTCCTGTTGCGCTGCTTCCTATTGTTGTGAATGCTCCGTATGCCCCGCATGAGCCCGCGCTAAGTGTTGCTGACTGCCTGTAAAGCTGGGCAGTTGCAAGCCCAGAGCCCGAATCAGTTCCCTCACTTACATTAATCCTTTCTGTTGATTGAGAAGTGTATGTGTTGTTGTAGCTTACGCTTCCGCCTGCTGGTGCAGTTATGTCTCTTGTTACTGTGTAGGAGCATACTCCAGAGTTTTGCGCATTGTCATATATGTATACTGTTGAGCTTGAAGAGTATGTGTCTCCTGTGTCCCAGTCATATGTCCACGTGTATGGGTTTGTTGTGTCTGCTCCTCCTGTGCTTGTGGTTGTTGGGAATGTTACATTTTTCACTCCGCTTGTTGTGTCTGTTGCTGTGATGCTTATGTTGTATCCGCCTGTTCCTGTGCTGCTGTAGTATAGTGTGGTTCCTGAGACGTAGCCGTATGTTGAGTTTTCTGCTACTGCGCTGACGCTGCATGTTGGTGCAACGCTGTCCACTTTTATTTCATTTGTTGATGTGTAGCTTGCTGTGTTTCCTACGTTGTCTGTTACGTTGTATGCGTATTTGTAGCAGTTTCCTGAAACGAGCGTTGTATCATCTACTGTTGTTTTTCCTGTTGTGCTTGTTCCTATTGCTGTGAATGTTCCGTATGCTCCGCATGCTCCTGCGGATAGTGTTGCTGACTGCCGGTATAGTTGTGCAGTTGATAGTCCGGAGCCAGAGTCAGTTCCCTCGCTCACATTGATTCTTTCTGTGGATGCGGATGTGTAAGTGCTGTTGTAGCTTACACTTCCTCCCGATGGATTTGCATTGTCCCAGTACACATTGAATGCTGCGGTGCTGCTGTCGCTCCAGTTGTTGTAGCATGTTGCTGTTGCAGATGCATAATCAGTTTTATCCAGATTATCCCAGTCATATGTCCAGTTGTATGGAGTTAAGCTGTCGTTTCCTCCTGCGCTTACTGTTACTGGGAATGTTACATTGCTTATTGATGCGTTTGTTCCTCCTGTTGTTGATGCGCTTATGCTGACTATGAAATCTCCTGTGCTTGCATTATTGTAATAAACGCTTGCCCCCGTGACATAAGAATAAGATGTGCCTTCAGATATTCCGGTTAAGGTGCATGTTACTGAATAAGCCCATGCGCGGAATCCAAAATATTGCATGTCCTCTGCAAAAGGATTTACTCCATAAAGCAAAAAGAAGAGCATTGCAAGAGCAAGAAGTATTCCAGTTATTCTCCTTCCCTCTCCGCTTCTGTCTTTTAATCTCATTTTATCAAAAGTGATTTGCTGAATTATACATCCTCCAGGTTTTCCTGCTCTTTTTTCTCTGATTTTTTGCTTTCTCTTTCAGAAGAATCAGCTTTGTTTACAGCATCTGCAATAAGCCGTTCAATTTTAGTAGAAATCTTCATCCCATTATGGGTGCAGAACCTTTTGAATTCTTCGAGAATCGCATCATCCAAGGTTATGGTGATTCTTTTTTTCACAGTTATTGCCTTCTTTCAGATGTTTTTTCTTCTGCTGCCTAAAATACATACTTTTACGTATTTTAATGTATTAATATATACAAATATGATATTAGTATATAAATATTTCTTTTTTCCCACTATTTTAAGCCATTTTTAATAGATTTTAGAACAAAACTCTTTTTTGAGGCAATTAAACCTTTTTTAAAAGCTAATCTAGAAAAGGGAATATTTTAATTTATTAATTTAAACTGTTTTATCTGCCCGTTGAGATACTTGTCATTTTTCAGGCTTTCAAAAAGCTGCTTTGGATTCCTGAATTTCCGCTTCACTTCTGCAAAAATGCGTTTTTCCCTTATGAAAGTTTTCTTATATTTCTTTTTGAATGCTTCTGTATTCGCTTTCATCTCAATCGGAGGGCCGCCGGTTATTACTGTTCCTGAAGCAAGCGCTTTTTTTAATGAATCTGCGCTTATCTTGTAGAAGAATACTGCCTTTTTTCCCTTGTCCCATTCCCAGTTCTTCTTTTCAACAACAAAGCCATTCAAAGAGAGTTTTTTTTCAATATAAATGAATGCCTTAAGAATC encodes:
- a CDS encoding Ig-like domain-containing protein gives rise to the protein MRLKDRSGEGRRITGILLALAMLFFLLYGVNPFAEDMQYFGFRAWAYSVTCTLTGISEGTSYSYVTGASVYYNNASTGDFIVSISASTTGGTNASISNVTFPVTVSAGGNDSLTPYNWTYDWDNLDKTDYASATATCYNNWSDSSTAAFNVYWDNANPSGGSVSYNSTYTSASTERINVSEGTDSGSGLSTAQLYRQSATLSAGACGAYGTFTAIGTSTTGKTTVDDTTLVSGNCYKYAYNVTDNVGNTASYTSTNEIKVDSVAPTCSVSAVAENSTYGYVSGTTLYYSSTGTGGYNISITATDTTSGVKNVTFPTTTSTGGADTTNPYTWTYDWDTGDTYSSSSTVYIYDNAQNSGVCSYTVTRDITAPAGGSVSYNNTYTSQSTERINVSEGTDSGSGLATAQLYRQSATLSAGSCGAYGAFTTIGSSATGKTTVDDATLVSGNCYKYVYNATDNVGNTASYTSANEIKVDSVAPTCSVSAIAENSTYGYVSGTTLYYNSAGTGGYNVSVTTTETASGVKNVTFPVTTSAGGADTTSAYSWTYDWDTGDSYSSSSTVYVYDNAQNSGVCSYTVTRDITDPSGGSVSYNNTNTSQTTHRINVSEGTDSAGLLTAQLYRQSATLTDTTCGAYGIWSAIGSSATGKTYVDDATLASGNCYKYAYNATDNVQNTASYTSANEIKVDSSTPTITFAYPTDSNNSNISRAFTYINITGSETLISANLQWNGTNQSMSGSGTVWYVNKTGLSDGTYTYKVFANDSTNNIGTSGIRTITIDTTAPTCSISVVTENSTYGYVSGITLYYSNKSTGAYNVSVTATDTTSGVKNVTFPATTSTGGTDTTNPYTWTYDWDNADTYSQNTTIQTYDNTQNNITCEFTITRDITDPSGGSVSYNNTNTSQTTHRINV